A part of Antennarius striatus isolate MH-2024 chromosome 21, ASM4005453v1, whole genome shotgun sequence genomic DNA contains:
- the sec24c gene encoding protein transport protein Sec24C isoform X4: MNVNQHTPVASPYGQPHPGYAQPGYAPLDGGYPTPYAPYNGPAPAYQPGAPPQGPARVPPSSSAPPVSAPQAYNQYTQSHGDMQNGPPLMTQAPPRPPVSQPFSHGAVNMSGPPQSSHPPQYGAPPTMQQVTNQMTGMHISSGPPTPAGPGYAPPHTSQLPVGTAYSAPAPPTYTHAPPPPTSSALTQPPPASGPPAASQQYYGGPPPPSQPPFSSSGSLPTSQHQFTSSAPPPAPPSQQTFPPTSYSGPLPPNQAPAPPVSQQQQPYSASQPPFSSAPPPVSQPAYMCGPPPPTQGSFPPRAPPPSSYAGSFPPPAPPTTSVPSSQYPGPVPPQMQPPPSQLSPYHTGHPPPPPSTQMPPTSMAQSNHLPPRPQAPPGPLQQPPPRPGMQGGYSPQQNGAFGQMRAPQPGYTGPYPGQQNYGAPAPAPAPAPHVQKRLDPDAIPSPQPSDMPAVQKSRHRIDPDAIPSPIQVIEDDKAKTTEPFTTGVRGQAPPLVTTNFQVKDQGNASPRFMRCTAYNMPCTADMAKQSQVPLAAVIKPLATLPPDESPPYLVDHGERGPIRCNRCKAYMCPYMQFIEGGRRFQCGFCSCVTEVPAFYFQHLDHTGKRVDCYDRPELSLGSYEFLATVDYCKNNKLPQPPAFIFLIDVSYNAVKSGMVSIVCQELKTLLDLLPRENPEMDSVVQVGFVTYNKVLHFYNVKSSLAQPQMLVVSDVSDMFLPLLDGFLVNVNESRLVIESLLDQIPQMFADTRETETVFGPVIQAGLEAMKAADCAGKLFVFHTSLPIAEAPGKLKNREDRKLIGTDKEKSLFQPQVSFYNSLAKECVAQGCCVDLFLFPNQYVDVATLGVVPVSTGGSVYKYTYFQAGSDRECFLNDLRRDVQKPVGFDAVMRVRTSTGIRATDFFGSFFMSNTTDVELAGLDCDKAITVEFKHDDKLSEETGALMQCAVLYTSCSGQRRLRIHNMAVNCCSQLADLYRNCETDTIINFFSKYAFRGVLNNPTKAVRETLINQCAQILACYRKNCASPSSAGQLILPECMKLLPVYLNCVLKSDVLLPGGDVSLDDRAYLRQLISCMDVAESHVFFYPRLLPLIKLESDVLPVAVRDSEERLSKGGVYLLETGLHLFLWVGASVQQELLVNIFGTPSFSQLDPSMTSLPVLDNPFSIRLREIISSFRAQRSRYMKLMVVKQEDKTELIFRHFLVEDKSASGGASYVDFLCHMHKEIRQLLS; the protein is encoded by the exons GCCTCCCGTGTCGCAGCCATTCAGCCATGGAGCTGTGAACATGTCGGGGCCGCCACAATCTTCCCACCCCCCTCAATACGGGGCCCCACCCACAATGCAGCAGGTCACTAACCAGATGACAGGGATGCACATCAGCTCTGGGCCGCCCACCCCTGCCGGGCCGGGATACG CTCCGCCTCACACCTCCCAGCTGCCTGTTGGCACCGCCTACTCGGCCCCAGCTCCGCCCACCTACACCcacgctcctcctcctcctacatcCTCCGCCCTGACCCAGCCCCCACCTGCCAGCGGCCCCCCCGCTGCTTCCCAGCAATATTACGGCGGCCCACCGCCACCTTCTCAACCGCCATTCAGCTCTTCTGGTTCCCTCCCTACCTCTCAGCACCAGTTCACCTCCTCAGCGCCACCACCGGCTCCCCCCTCCCAGCAAACCTTTCCCCCCACCTCTTACTCAGGTCCCCTGCCCCCAAACCAAGCTCCTGCTCCCCCAgtgtcacagcagcagcagccatacTCCGCATCCCAGCCCCCCTTCTCCTCAGCACCTCCACCTGTCAGCCAGCCTGCCTACATGTGTggcccccctccacccacccagGGCTCCTTCCCACCGAGAGCACCCCCGCCTTCCTCCTATGCGGgatcttttcctcctcctgctccccccaccacctccgTTCCTTCCAGCCAGTATCCGGGCCCTGTGCCACCCCAAATGCAGCCCCCTCCATCCCAGCTGTCACCCTATCACACgggtcatcctcctcctcctccaagtACCCAGATGCCCCCCACTTCCATGGCTCAGAGCAACCACCTGCCTCCCAGACCACAGGCCCCCCCTGGGCCCCTACAGCAGCCCCCTCCTCGGCCTGGCATGCAGGGAGGGTACTCTCCTCAGCAGAACG GTGCGTTTGGGCAGATGAGGGCCCCCCAGCCTGGATACACTGGCCCTTATCCTGGGCAACAGAACTACGGAGCCCCAGCGCCAGCGCCAGCTCCTGCCCCGCATGTACAGAAAAGACTAGACCCAGACGCCATTCCTAGCCcg CAACCGTCTGACATGCCGGCTGTGCAGAAATCAAGACATAGAATAGACCCAGATGCTATCCCCAGCCCA ATCCAGGTCATAGAGGATGACAAGGCGAAAACCACCGAGCCATTCAccacaggggtcagaggtcaggcccCACCGCTGGTTACCACCAACTTCCAGGTCAAAGACCAAG GGAATGCCAGTCCCAGGTTTATGCGCTGTACGGCCTACAACATGCCCTGCACAGCCGATATGGCCAAGCAGTCTCAGGTGCCACTGGCCGCCGTCATCAAGCCCCTCGCCACGCTGCCACCAGATGAG AGCCCTCCGTACCTGGTGGACCACGGGGAGCGGGGTCCCATCCGCTGCAACCGTTGCAAGGCCTACATGTGTCCGTACATGCAGTTCATCGAGGGGGGGCGCCGCTTCCAGTGCGGGTTTTGCAGCTGCGTCACAGAGG TGCCTGCATTTTATTTCCAGCATCTGGACCACACTGGGAAGAGGGTGGACTGCTACGACCGGCCAGAACTCTCACTGGGTAGCTACGAGTTCCTGGCCACTGTTGACTACTGTAAG AACAACAAGCTTCCTCAGCCTCCAGCCTTCATCTTCTTAATCGATGTGTCCTACAACGCCGTGAAGAGCGGCATGGTCAGCATCGTCTGCCAGGAACTCAAGACCCTCCTGGACCTTCTGCCCAG GGAGAACCCAGAAATGGACTCCGTGGTGCAGGTGGGGTTTGTCACCTACAACAAGGTTTTGCACTTCTACAACGTCAAGTCGAGCTTGGCCCAGCCTCAGATGTTGGTGGTGTCTGACGTGTCGGACATGTTTTTACCTTTGCTCGACGGTTTCCTGGTCAACGTGAATGAGAGCCGGCTAGTTATCGAGAG TCTGCTGGACCAGATCCCACAGATGTTTGCAGACACCAGGGAGACGGAGACCGTCTTTGGACCCGTCATCCAGGCGGGATTGGAGGCGATGAAG GCGGCGGACTGCGCTGGGAAGCTGTTCGTGTTCCACACCTCGCTGCCGATCGCAGAGGCTCCCGGAAAACTGAAGAACAGGGAAGACAGGAAGTTGATTGGGACGGATAAGGAGAAG TCCCTGTTTCAGCCCCAGGTCAGCTTCTACAACTCCCTGGCGAAGGAGTGTGTCGCCCAAGGCTGTTGTGTGGATCTCTTCCTGTTCCCAAACCAATACGTGGACGTTGCCACGTTAGGGGTGGTTCCTGTGTCAACGGGAGGGTCCGTCTACAAATACACCTACTTCCAG GCGGGGTCGGACAGGGAGTGCTTCTTGAACGACCTCAGACGAGACGTTCAGAAGCCGGTCGGGTTCGATGCCGTCATGAGGGTGCGAACCAGCACAG GTATCCGAGCGACGGACTTCTTCGGTTCCTTCTTCATGAGCAACACCACGGACGTGGAGCTGGCGGGCCTGGACTGCGACAAAGCCATCACGGTGGAGTTCAAGCATGACGACAAGCTCAGCGAGGAGACGGGGGCGCTCATGCAG TGCGCCGTGTTGTACACCAGCTGCAGCGGCCAGAGGCGTCTCCGTATCCACAACATGGCGGTGAACTGCTGCTCCCAGCTGGCTGACCTCTACCGCAACTGTGAGACCGACACCATCATCAACTTCTTCTCTAAATACG cTTTCCGTGGCGTCCTGAACAACCCCACGAAGGCGGTGAGAGAGACTCTGATCAACCAGTGCGCTCAGATCCTGGCCTGCTACAGGAAGAACTGTGCGAGCCCGTCGTCAGCTGGTCAG CTGATCCTCCCGGAGTgcatgaagctgctgcccgtctaCCTGAACTGCGTGCTGAAGAGCGACGTCCTGCTGCCGGGAGGCGACGTCTCGTTGGACGACCGGGCCTACCTGaggcagctgatcagctgcatGGACGTCGCCGAGAGTCACGTCTTCTTCTACCCCCGCCTGCTGCCGCTG ATTAAACTAGAAAGCGACGTGTTGCCGGTGGCGGTGAGGGACTCCGAGGAGAGGCTCTCCAAAGGCGGAGTTTACCTCCTGGAGACGGGGCTCCACCTCTTCCTGTGGGTGGGGGCCAGCGTGCAGCAGGAGCTGCTGGTCAACATCTTCGGCACGCCGAGCTTCAGCCAGCTGGACCCGAGCATG ACCAGCCTGCCGGTTCTGGACAACCCGTTCTCCATCAGACTGAGAGAGATCATCAGCTCCTTCAGAGCGCAGCGATCTCGATACATGAAG CTGATGGTGGtgaaacaggaagacaaaaccGAGCTGATCTTCAGGCACTTCCTGGTGGAGGACAAGAGCGCCAGCGGGGGGGCGTCATACGTGGACTTCCTGTGTCACATGCACAAGGAGATCCGCCAGCTTCTCAGCTAG
- the sec24c gene encoding protein transport protein Sec24C isoform X2, protein MNVNQHTPVASPYGQPHPGYAQPGYAPLDGGYPTPYAPYNGPAPAYQPGAPPQGYSPFPSFPSKAVPASPVSDLSSPLDLGPARVPPSSSAPPVSAPQAYNQYTQSHGDMQNGPPLMTQAPPRPPVSQPFSHGAVNMSGPPQSSHPPQYGAPPTMQQVTNQMTGMHISSGPPTPAGPGYAPPHTSQLPVGTAYSAPAPPTYTHAPPPPTSSALTQPPPASGPPAASQQYYGGPPPPSQPPFSSSGSLPTSQHQFTSSAPPPAPPSQQTFPPTSYSGPLPPNQAPAPPVSQQQQPYSASQPPFSSAPPPVSQPAYMCGPPPPTQGSFPPRAPPPSSYAGSFPPPAPPTTSVPSSQYPGPVPPQMQPPPSQLSPYHTGHPPPPPSTQMPPTSMAQSNHLPPRPQAPPGPLQQPPPRPGMQGGYSPQQNGAFGQMRAPQPGYTGPYPGQQNYGAPAPAPAPAPHVQKRLDPDAIPSPQPSDMPAVQKSRHRIDPDAIPSPIQVIEDDKAKTTEPFTTGVRGQAPPLVTTNFQVKDQGNASPRFMRCTAYNMPCTADMAKQSQVPLAAVIKPLATLPPDESPPYLVDHGERGPIRCNRCKAYMCPYMQFIEGGRRFQCGFCSCVTEVPAFYFQHLDHTGKRVDCYDRPELSLGSYEFLATVDYCKNNKLPQPPAFIFLIDVSYNAVKSGMVSIVCQELKTLLDLLPRENPEMDSVVQVGFVTYNKVLHFYNVKSSLAQPQMLVVSDVSDMFLPLLDGFLVNVNESRLVIESLLDQIPQMFADTRETETVFGPVIQAGLEAMKAADCAGKLFVFHTSLPIAEAPGKLKNREDRKLIGTDKEKSLFQPQVSFYNSLAKECVAQGCCVDLFLFPNQYVDVATLGVVPVSTGGSVYKYTYFQAGSDRECFLNDLRRDVQKPVGFDAVMRVRTSTGIRATDFFGSFFMSNTTDVELAGLDCDKAITVEFKHDDKLSEETGALMQCAVLYTSCSGQRRLRIHNMAVNCCSQLADLYRNCETDTIINFFSKYAFRGVLNNPTKAVRETLINQCAQILACYRKNCASPSSAGQLILPECMKLLPVYLNCVLKSDVLLPGGDVSLDDRAYLRQLISCMDVAESHVFFYPRLLPLIKLESDVLPVAVRDSEERLSKGGVYLLETGLHLFLWVGASVQQELLVNIFGTPSFSQLDPSMTSLPVLDNPFSIRLREIISSFRAQRSRYMKLMVVKQEDKTELIFRHFLVEDKSASGGASYVDFLCHMHKEIRQLLS, encoded by the exons GCCTCCCGTGTCGCAGCCATTCAGCCATGGAGCTGTGAACATGTCGGGGCCGCCACAATCTTCCCACCCCCCTCAATACGGGGCCCCACCCACAATGCAGCAGGTCACTAACCAGATGACAGGGATGCACATCAGCTCTGGGCCGCCCACCCCTGCCGGGCCGGGATACG CTCCGCCTCACACCTCCCAGCTGCCTGTTGGCACCGCCTACTCGGCCCCAGCTCCGCCCACCTACACCcacgctcctcctcctcctacatcCTCCGCCCTGACCCAGCCCCCACCTGCCAGCGGCCCCCCCGCTGCTTCCCAGCAATATTACGGCGGCCCACCGCCACCTTCTCAACCGCCATTCAGCTCTTCTGGTTCCCTCCCTACCTCTCAGCACCAGTTCACCTCCTCAGCGCCACCACCGGCTCCCCCCTCCCAGCAAACCTTTCCCCCCACCTCTTACTCAGGTCCCCTGCCCCCAAACCAAGCTCCTGCTCCCCCAgtgtcacagcagcagcagccatacTCCGCATCCCAGCCCCCCTTCTCCTCAGCACCTCCACCTGTCAGCCAGCCTGCCTACATGTGTggcccccctccacccacccagGGCTCCTTCCCACCGAGAGCACCCCCGCCTTCCTCCTATGCGGgatcttttcctcctcctgctccccccaccacctccgTTCCTTCCAGCCAGTATCCGGGCCCTGTGCCACCCCAAATGCAGCCCCCTCCATCCCAGCTGTCACCCTATCACACgggtcatcctcctcctcctccaagtACCCAGATGCCCCCCACTTCCATGGCTCAGAGCAACCACCTGCCTCCCAGACCACAGGCCCCCCCTGGGCCCCTACAGCAGCCCCCTCCTCGGCCTGGCATGCAGGGAGGGTACTCTCCTCAGCAGAACG GTGCGTTTGGGCAGATGAGGGCCCCCCAGCCTGGATACACTGGCCCTTATCCTGGGCAACAGAACTACGGAGCCCCAGCGCCAGCGCCAGCTCCTGCCCCGCATGTACAGAAAAGACTAGACCCAGACGCCATTCCTAGCCcg CAACCGTCTGACATGCCGGCTGTGCAGAAATCAAGACATAGAATAGACCCAGATGCTATCCCCAGCCCA ATCCAGGTCATAGAGGATGACAAGGCGAAAACCACCGAGCCATTCAccacaggggtcagaggtcaggcccCACCGCTGGTTACCACCAACTTCCAGGTCAAAGACCAAG GGAATGCCAGTCCCAGGTTTATGCGCTGTACGGCCTACAACATGCCCTGCACAGCCGATATGGCCAAGCAGTCTCAGGTGCCACTGGCCGCCGTCATCAAGCCCCTCGCCACGCTGCCACCAGATGAG AGCCCTCCGTACCTGGTGGACCACGGGGAGCGGGGTCCCATCCGCTGCAACCGTTGCAAGGCCTACATGTGTCCGTACATGCAGTTCATCGAGGGGGGGCGCCGCTTCCAGTGCGGGTTTTGCAGCTGCGTCACAGAGG TGCCTGCATTTTATTTCCAGCATCTGGACCACACTGGGAAGAGGGTGGACTGCTACGACCGGCCAGAACTCTCACTGGGTAGCTACGAGTTCCTGGCCACTGTTGACTACTGTAAG AACAACAAGCTTCCTCAGCCTCCAGCCTTCATCTTCTTAATCGATGTGTCCTACAACGCCGTGAAGAGCGGCATGGTCAGCATCGTCTGCCAGGAACTCAAGACCCTCCTGGACCTTCTGCCCAG GGAGAACCCAGAAATGGACTCCGTGGTGCAGGTGGGGTTTGTCACCTACAACAAGGTTTTGCACTTCTACAACGTCAAGTCGAGCTTGGCCCAGCCTCAGATGTTGGTGGTGTCTGACGTGTCGGACATGTTTTTACCTTTGCTCGACGGTTTCCTGGTCAACGTGAATGAGAGCCGGCTAGTTATCGAGAG TCTGCTGGACCAGATCCCACAGATGTTTGCAGACACCAGGGAGACGGAGACCGTCTTTGGACCCGTCATCCAGGCGGGATTGGAGGCGATGAAG GCGGCGGACTGCGCTGGGAAGCTGTTCGTGTTCCACACCTCGCTGCCGATCGCAGAGGCTCCCGGAAAACTGAAGAACAGGGAAGACAGGAAGTTGATTGGGACGGATAAGGAGAAG TCCCTGTTTCAGCCCCAGGTCAGCTTCTACAACTCCCTGGCGAAGGAGTGTGTCGCCCAAGGCTGTTGTGTGGATCTCTTCCTGTTCCCAAACCAATACGTGGACGTTGCCACGTTAGGGGTGGTTCCTGTGTCAACGGGAGGGTCCGTCTACAAATACACCTACTTCCAG GCGGGGTCGGACAGGGAGTGCTTCTTGAACGACCTCAGACGAGACGTTCAGAAGCCGGTCGGGTTCGATGCCGTCATGAGGGTGCGAACCAGCACAG GTATCCGAGCGACGGACTTCTTCGGTTCCTTCTTCATGAGCAACACCACGGACGTGGAGCTGGCGGGCCTGGACTGCGACAAAGCCATCACGGTGGAGTTCAAGCATGACGACAAGCTCAGCGAGGAGACGGGGGCGCTCATGCAG TGCGCCGTGTTGTACACCAGCTGCAGCGGCCAGAGGCGTCTCCGTATCCACAACATGGCGGTGAACTGCTGCTCCCAGCTGGCTGACCTCTACCGCAACTGTGAGACCGACACCATCATCAACTTCTTCTCTAAATACG cTTTCCGTGGCGTCCTGAACAACCCCACGAAGGCGGTGAGAGAGACTCTGATCAACCAGTGCGCTCAGATCCTGGCCTGCTACAGGAAGAACTGTGCGAGCCCGTCGTCAGCTGGTCAG CTGATCCTCCCGGAGTgcatgaagctgctgcccgtctaCCTGAACTGCGTGCTGAAGAGCGACGTCCTGCTGCCGGGAGGCGACGTCTCGTTGGACGACCGGGCCTACCTGaggcagctgatcagctgcatGGACGTCGCCGAGAGTCACGTCTTCTTCTACCCCCGCCTGCTGCCGCTG ATTAAACTAGAAAGCGACGTGTTGCCGGTGGCGGTGAGGGACTCCGAGGAGAGGCTCTCCAAAGGCGGAGTTTACCTCCTGGAGACGGGGCTCCACCTCTTCCTGTGGGTGGGGGCCAGCGTGCAGCAGGAGCTGCTGGTCAACATCTTCGGCACGCCGAGCTTCAGCCAGCTGGACCCGAGCATG ACCAGCCTGCCGGTTCTGGACAACCCGTTCTCCATCAGACTGAGAGAGATCATCAGCTCCTTCAGAGCGCAGCGATCTCGATACATGAAG CTGATGGTGGtgaaacaggaagacaaaaccGAGCTGATCTTCAGGCACTTCCTGGTGGAGGACAAGAGCGCCAGCGGGGGGGCGTCATACGTGGACTTCCTGTGTCACATGCACAAGGAGATCCGCCAGCTTCTCAGCTAG
- the sec24c gene encoding protein transport protein Sec24C isoform X5, translated as MNVNQHTPVASPYGQPHPGYAQPGYAPLDGGYPTPYAPYNGPAPAYQPGAPPQGPARVPPSSSAPPVSAPQAYNQYTQSHGDMQNGPPLMTQAPPRPPVSQPFSHGAVNMSGPPQSSHPPQYGAPPTMQQVTNQMTGMHISSGPPTPAGPGYAPPHTSQLPVGTAYSAPAPPTYTHAPPPPTSSALTQPPPASGPPAASQQYYGGPPPPSQPPFSSSGSLPTSQHQFTSSAPPPAPPSQQTFPPTSYSGPLPPNQAPAPPVSQQQQPYSASQPPFSSAPPPVSQPAYMCGPPPPTQGSFPPRAPPPSSYAGSFPPPAPPTTSVPSSQYPGPVPPQMQPPPSQLSPYHTGHPPPPPSTQMPPTSMAQSNHLPPRPQAPPGPLQQPPPRPGMQGGYSPQQNGAFGQMRAPQPGYTGPYPGQQNYGAPAPAPAPAPHVQKRLDPDAIPSPIQVIEDDKAKTTEPFTTGVRGQAPPLVTTNFQVKDQGNASPRFMRCTAYNMPCTADMAKQSQVPLAAVIKPLATLPPDESPPYLVDHGERGPIRCNRCKAYMCPYMQFIEGGRRFQCGFCSCVTEVPAFYFQHLDHTGKRVDCYDRPELSLGSYEFLATVDYCKNNKLPQPPAFIFLIDVSYNAVKSGMVSIVCQELKTLLDLLPRENPEMDSVVQVGFVTYNKVLHFYNVKSSLAQPQMLVVSDVSDMFLPLLDGFLVNVNESRLVIESLLDQIPQMFADTRETETVFGPVIQAGLEAMKAADCAGKLFVFHTSLPIAEAPGKLKNREDRKLIGTDKEKSLFQPQVSFYNSLAKECVAQGCCVDLFLFPNQYVDVATLGVVPVSTGGSVYKYTYFQAGSDRECFLNDLRRDVQKPVGFDAVMRVRTSTGIRATDFFGSFFMSNTTDVELAGLDCDKAITVEFKHDDKLSEETGALMQCAVLYTSCSGQRRLRIHNMAVNCCSQLADLYRNCETDTIINFFSKYAFRGVLNNPTKAVRETLINQCAQILACYRKNCASPSSAGQLILPECMKLLPVYLNCVLKSDVLLPGGDVSLDDRAYLRQLISCMDVAESHVFFYPRLLPLIKLESDVLPVAVRDSEERLSKGGVYLLETGLHLFLWVGASVQQELLVNIFGTPSFSQLDPSMTSLPVLDNPFSIRLREIISSFRAQRSRYMKLMVVKQEDKTELIFRHFLVEDKSASGGASYVDFLCHMHKEIRQLLS; from the exons GCCTCCCGTGTCGCAGCCATTCAGCCATGGAGCTGTGAACATGTCGGGGCCGCCACAATCTTCCCACCCCCCTCAATACGGGGCCCCACCCACAATGCAGCAGGTCACTAACCAGATGACAGGGATGCACATCAGCTCTGGGCCGCCCACCCCTGCCGGGCCGGGATACG CTCCGCCTCACACCTCCCAGCTGCCTGTTGGCACCGCCTACTCGGCCCCAGCTCCGCCCACCTACACCcacgctcctcctcctcctacatcCTCCGCCCTGACCCAGCCCCCACCTGCCAGCGGCCCCCCCGCTGCTTCCCAGCAATATTACGGCGGCCCACCGCCACCTTCTCAACCGCCATTCAGCTCTTCTGGTTCCCTCCCTACCTCTCAGCACCAGTTCACCTCCTCAGCGCCACCACCGGCTCCCCCCTCCCAGCAAACCTTTCCCCCCACCTCTTACTCAGGTCCCCTGCCCCCAAACCAAGCTCCTGCTCCCCCAgtgtcacagcagcagcagccatacTCCGCATCCCAGCCCCCCTTCTCCTCAGCACCTCCACCTGTCAGCCAGCCTGCCTACATGTGTggcccccctccacccacccagGGCTCCTTCCCACCGAGAGCACCCCCGCCTTCCTCCTATGCGGgatcttttcctcctcctgctccccccaccacctccgTTCCTTCCAGCCAGTATCCGGGCCCTGTGCCACCCCAAATGCAGCCCCCTCCATCCCAGCTGTCACCCTATCACACgggtcatcctcctcctcctccaagtACCCAGATGCCCCCCACTTCCATGGCTCAGAGCAACCACCTGCCTCCCAGACCACAGGCCCCCCCTGGGCCCCTACAGCAGCCCCCTCCTCGGCCTGGCATGCAGGGAGGGTACTCTCCTCAGCAGAACG GTGCGTTTGGGCAGATGAGGGCCCCCCAGCCTGGATACACTGGCCCTTATCCTGGGCAACAGAACTACGGAGCCCCAGCGCCAGCGCCAGCTCCTGCCCCGCATGTACAGAAAAGACTAGACCCAGACGCCATTCCTAGCCcg ATCCAGGTCATAGAGGATGACAAGGCGAAAACCACCGAGCCATTCAccacaggggtcagaggtcaggcccCACCGCTGGTTACCACCAACTTCCAGGTCAAAGACCAAG GGAATGCCAGTCCCAGGTTTATGCGCTGTACGGCCTACAACATGCCCTGCACAGCCGATATGGCCAAGCAGTCTCAGGTGCCACTGGCCGCCGTCATCAAGCCCCTCGCCACGCTGCCACCAGATGAG AGCCCTCCGTACCTGGTGGACCACGGGGAGCGGGGTCCCATCCGCTGCAACCGTTGCAAGGCCTACATGTGTCCGTACATGCAGTTCATCGAGGGGGGGCGCCGCTTCCAGTGCGGGTTTTGCAGCTGCGTCACAGAGG TGCCTGCATTTTATTTCCAGCATCTGGACCACACTGGGAAGAGGGTGGACTGCTACGACCGGCCAGAACTCTCACTGGGTAGCTACGAGTTCCTGGCCACTGTTGACTACTGTAAG AACAACAAGCTTCCTCAGCCTCCAGCCTTCATCTTCTTAATCGATGTGTCCTACAACGCCGTGAAGAGCGGCATGGTCAGCATCGTCTGCCAGGAACTCAAGACCCTCCTGGACCTTCTGCCCAG GGAGAACCCAGAAATGGACTCCGTGGTGCAGGTGGGGTTTGTCACCTACAACAAGGTTTTGCACTTCTACAACGTCAAGTCGAGCTTGGCCCAGCCTCAGATGTTGGTGGTGTCTGACGTGTCGGACATGTTTTTACCTTTGCTCGACGGTTTCCTGGTCAACGTGAATGAGAGCCGGCTAGTTATCGAGAG TCTGCTGGACCAGATCCCACAGATGTTTGCAGACACCAGGGAGACGGAGACCGTCTTTGGACCCGTCATCCAGGCGGGATTGGAGGCGATGAAG GCGGCGGACTGCGCTGGGAAGCTGTTCGTGTTCCACACCTCGCTGCCGATCGCAGAGGCTCCCGGAAAACTGAAGAACAGGGAAGACAGGAAGTTGATTGGGACGGATAAGGAGAAG TCCCTGTTTCAGCCCCAGGTCAGCTTCTACAACTCCCTGGCGAAGGAGTGTGTCGCCCAAGGCTGTTGTGTGGATCTCTTCCTGTTCCCAAACCAATACGTGGACGTTGCCACGTTAGGGGTGGTTCCTGTGTCAACGGGAGGGTCCGTCTACAAATACACCTACTTCCAG GCGGGGTCGGACAGGGAGTGCTTCTTGAACGACCTCAGACGAGACGTTCAGAAGCCGGTCGGGTTCGATGCCGTCATGAGGGTGCGAACCAGCACAG GTATCCGAGCGACGGACTTCTTCGGTTCCTTCTTCATGAGCAACACCACGGACGTGGAGCTGGCGGGCCTGGACTGCGACAAAGCCATCACGGTGGAGTTCAAGCATGACGACAAGCTCAGCGAGGAGACGGGGGCGCTCATGCAG TGCGCCGTGTTGTACACCAGCTGCAGCGGCCAGAGGCGTCTCCGTATCCACAACATGGCGGTGAACTGCTGCTCCCAGCTGGCTGACCTCTACCGCAACTGTGAGACCGACACCATCATCAACTTCTTCTCTAAATACG cTTTCCGTGGCGTCCTGAACAACCCCACGAAGGCGGTGAGAGAGACTCTGATCAACCAGTGCGCTCAGATCCTGGCCTGCTACAGGAAGAACTGTGCGAGCCCGTCGTCAGCTGGTCAG CTGATCCTCCCGGAGTgcatgaagctgctgcccgtctaCCTGAACTGCGTGCTGAAGAGCGACGTCCTGCTGCCGGGAGGCGACGTCTCGTTGGACGACCGGGCCTACCTGaggcagctgatcagctgcatGGACGTCGCCGAGAGTCACGTCTTCTTCTACCCCCGCCTGCTGCCGCTG ATTAAACTAGAAAGCGACGTGTTGCCGGTGGCGGTGAGGGACTCCGAGGAGAGGCTCTCCAAAGGCGGAGTTTACCTCCTGGAGACGGGGCTCCACCTCTTCCTGTGGGTGGGGGCCAGCGTGCAGCAGGAGCTGCTGGTCAACATCTTCGGCACGCCGAGCTTCAGCCAGCTGGACCCGAGCATG ACCAGCCTGCCGGTTCTGGACAACCCGTTCTCCATCAGACTGAGAGAGATCATCAGCTCCTTCAGAGCGCAGCGATCTCGATACATGAAG CTGATGGTGGtgaaacaggaagacaaaaccGAGCTGATCTTCAGGCACTTCCTGGTGGAGGACAAGAGCGCCAGCGGGGGGGCGTCATACGTGGACTTCCTGTGTCACATGCACAAGGAGATCCGCCAGCTTCTCAGCTAG